In Paenibacillus durus, the DNA window CATCCCTCCTTTGCTTCTCCAGAGGCAGCGTAAAGGTAACCTTAGAACCTTTGTTCAGTTCAGATTGCAGCGATATAGCGCCACCGTGCGCCTTGACAATTTCCCGGGCAATGGAAAGCCCGAGTCCGGTTCCGCCCATATTCCGCGAACGCGCCTTGTCCACCCGGTAAAAACGCTCGAAAATGCGCTCAATATCCTTCTTCGGAATGCCGATCCCGGAATCGCGGACGGAGATCTCCAGCATACCTTCGGAATTGCGTCCCGCCTCCATCTCGATGCTGCCGCCCTCCGGTGTATATTTCAGGGCATTGGACACCAGATTACCGAGCACCTGGTCAATCTGATCCCTGTCGAGCCAGGCTGTAGAGATGTCCCGGCGGACGACGGTGCGGATGGAAATCCGCTTCTGCCGGATTTGGAAGGAGAAGCGGTCGGCCACATCCTCCAGCATCTCGGCAATATCCGTCTCCTGATAGCGCAGCTGCGCTTCTCTGGAGTCGAGCCGCGAGAGATGCAGCAGATCGGTAACGAGACGGATCATCCGCTCCGTCTCACTGCGGATTACGCCGACAAAGCGGCCGGCAAGCTGCGGATCTTCCATCGCGCCGTCATCCAGCGCTTCCGCATAGCTCTTGATGGTCGTCAGCGGCGTGCGCAGCTCATGCGATACATTCGCCACGAACTCGCGGCGCGACGCTTCCAGGTTCTCTTGCTCGGTGACGTCCTGCAGCACCGCGATCGTTCCGGCGATTCCGCCCTCGCGGCGGTGGATCGGCGTGAATGTTACCCGCACGATGTTCGGTTCCTCCTCTTCGGAAGATTTAAGCCTCAGCATCGTGGACTGCGCCGTACCGCCGGACAAAGCGAGCGTCTGGTCACCCTCGAGGCCAAGCAGCCCGTCCAGTGCAAGCCCACTGGGCAGCGGCTCATCCGCCCCCAGCATCAGCGATGCCCGGCGGTTCATGAGAATGACGCGGCCGGCTTCGTCTGTCGCCACTACGCCGTCGCTCATATTCGTCAGAATGGAGGCGAGCTTCTCCTTCTCTTCCTCGTTCTGGGACAGCGCGTCCCGCAGCCGTCCGGTCATATAATTGAACGCCTTGCTCAGTTGCCCGATCTCATCACTACCAAAGATCGGCATTTTCCGGTCGAAGCTGCCTTCGGCCACCGC includes these proteins:
- the walK gene encoding cell wall metabolism sensor histidine kinase WalK; the encoded protein is MKAMSFFRTIQAKLIIIYVLLILIAMQLIGVFFVSSMKNSLTDNFTKDLKARAEMLSILTADKFSSEAGGTSEESSVDSLRGMVNNLYINGAEIQVLDASGKIITTSVQSQSDYVGRRNTQTVVSRALQGISDNEEYIIGDDNVRKKVVAKPVLSDGKVVGAIYIAADMKDLYATMGRINSVFISGLLIALALTAVLGVILAHTITQPIKEMTRHATAVAEGSFDRKMPIFGSDEIGQLSKAFNYMTGRLRDALSQNEEEKEKLASILTNMSDGVVATDEAGRVILMNRRASLMLGADEPLPSGLALDGLLGLEGDQTLALSGGTAQSTMLRLKSSEEEEPNIVRVTFTPIHRREGGIAGTIAVLQDVTEQENLEASRREFVANVSHELRTPLTTIKSYAEALDDGAMEDPQLAGRFVGVIRSETERMIRLVTDLLHLSRLDSREAQLRYQETDIAEMLEDVADRFSFQIRQKRISIRTVVRRDISTAWLDRDQIDQVLGNLVSNALKYTPEGGSIEMEAGRNSEGMLEISVRDSGIGIPKKDIERIFERFYRVDKARSRNMGGTGLGLSIAREIVKAHGGAISLQSELNKGSKVTFTLPLEKQRRDGA